In bacterium, the following proteins share a genomic window:
- a CDS encoding KamA family radical SAM protein encodes MINYDQEVSGIHAPPQAGGLGGERALEPPARAVSLERILNLERPALLDLLWQTDRKIQHILLSRASISEARNGLFEYLNDLERHYFNIYSDKKFKDLHDVRKKHAKWCIRVFKNIIRTENEKLSGASALGSLIKLASRTVSRGEPVSRGFILEMLFLFLGINGRFGFYRREKPSALELTAEERPGLARSHLLDSYGKRVREAMARYESGLDGRVRALNEESVRRIAAALGAGPREWNDCCWQMRHIVCRLSDLERLVELTDSERHALAQAERQGLAFQITPYYLSLFQRPGPGATDAALRAQVLPGLHYVEGMRRAAESGQDLDFMGEAATSPQDGITRRYVHVLILKAFNSCPQLCVYCQRNWEVTGLDRSGETRERLEKAIDWVAENENIQEVLVTGGDPLTLGDEYLAWVLERLAAIGHLERIRISTRTPVTLPMRITPELVSLLSRHHELGRREVCVVTHFESPLEMTPAALDAVGRLRSAGLSVYNQEVFTFYNSRRFQTAHLRRVLKRSGVDPYYCFNAKGKDETVDFRVPIARLLQEWTEEARLLPGLARTDTPVFNVPTLGKSYLQSWQDHEIVMLLPDGRRVYRFYPWESMLALTKPYLYTDVSIHDYLTRLAAEGENVNDYHSIWYYF; translated from the coding sequence ATGATCAACTACGACCAGGAAGTCTCTGGAATCCACGCCCCGCCGCAGGCCGGCGGACTCGGCGGCGAAAGGGCCCTGGAGCCTCCCGCCCGCGCCGTTTCCCTCGAACGCATCCTCAACCTCGAGCGGCCCGCCCTGCTCGACCTTCTCTGGCAGACGGACCGCAAGATACAGCACATTCTGCTCAGCCGCGCCTCGATCAGCGAAGCCCGCAACGGGCTGTTCGAGTACCTGAACGACCTGGAACGGCACTATTTCAACATCTACTCGGACAAGAAATTCAAGGACCTGCACGACGTGCGGAAAAAGCACGCCAAATGGTGTATCCGGGTGTTCAAGAACATCATCCGCACCGAGAACGAGAAACTTAGCGGGGCCAGCGCCCTGGGGAGCCTGATCAAGCTGGCCTCGCGCACCGTCTCGCGGGGCGAGCCGGTCAGCCGGGGGTTCATTCTCGAGATGCTGTTCCTGTTCCTGGGGATCAACGGGCGTTTCGGGTTCTACCGCCGGGAAAAGCCCTCCGCGCTGGAGCTGACCGCCGAGGAGCGGCCCGGACTGGCGCGCTCGCACCTTCTGGACAGTTACGGCAAGCGGGTGCGCGAGGCCATGGCGCGCTACGAAAGCGGCCTTGACGGGCGGGTCCGGGCGCTGAACGAGGAGTCGGTGCGGCGGATCGCCGCCGCCCTGGGGGCCGGCCCCAGGGAATGGAACGACTGCTGCTGGCAGATGCGCCATATCGTCTGCCGCCTGTCCGACCTGGAACGCCTGGTCGAACTGACAGACAGCGAGCGACACGCCCTGGCCCAGGCCGAACGGCAGGGCCTCGCGTTCCAGATCACCCCCTATTACCTGAGCCTGTTCCAGAGGCCCGGCCCCGGAGCCACGGATGCCGCCCTGCGGGCGCAGGTGCTGCCGGGGCTGCACTATGTGGAGGGCATGCGCCGGGCAGCGGAGAGCGGCCAGGACCTCGATTTCATGGGCGAGGCCGCCACCAGCCCGCAGGACGGGATCACGCGGCGCTACGTGCACGTGCTGATCCTCAAGGCTTTCAACAGTTGCCCGCAGCTCTGTGTCTACTGCCAGCGCAACTGGGAGGTGACCGGCCTGGACCGCAGCGGCGAGACCCGCGAGCGGCTTGAGAAAGCTATCGACTGGGTCGCGGAGAACGAGAACATCCAGGAGGTGCTGGTCACCGGCGGCGACCCGCTCACCCTGGGCGATGAGTACCTGGCCTGGGTCCTGGAGCGCCTGGCCGCAATCGGCCACCTGGAGCGCATCCGGATCAGCACCCGCACCCCGGTGACCCTGCCGATGCGGATCACCCCGGAGCTGGTGTCACTGCTGTCGCGCCACCACGAGCTGGGACGGCGCGAGGTCTGCGTGGTGACTCATTTCGAAAGCCCGCTCGAAATGACCCCCGCGGCCCTGGATGCGGTGGGCCGTCTGCGCTCGGCGGGCCTGAGCGTGTACAACCAGGAGGTTTTCACTTTCTACAACAGCCGGCGCTTCCAGACCGCGCACCTGCGGCGGGTGCTCAAGCGCAGCGGAGTGGACCCCTACTACTGTTTCAACGCCAAGGGTAAGGATGAGACCGTCGATTTCCGGGTGCCCATCGCCAGGCTGCTGCAGGAGTGGACCGAGGAGGCGCGCCTGTTGCCGGGCCTGGCCCGCACGGACACCCCGGTGTTCAACGTGCCCACCCTGGGCAAGAGCTATCTGCAGTCGTGGCAGGACCACGAGATCGTGATGCTGCTGCCGGACGGCCGCCGGGTCTACCGGTTCTACCCCTGGGAGTCGATGCTGGCCCTGACCAAGCCCTACCTGTACACGGATGTCTCGATCCACGACTACCTGACCCGCCTGGCGGCCGAGGGCGAGAACGTGAACGACTACCATTCGATCTGGTACTATTTCTGA